A genomic region of Azoarcus sp. KH32C contains the following coding sequences:
- a CDS encoding DUF4212 domain-containing protein, translating to MTTTLTPRHRAYWHRTLFLTFSLLSVWCLVTFGAGYYADELNRYTFMDFPLGFYIFAQGSLISFLVLIGIYVVGMNYLDRKYQVGEKR from the coding sequence ATGACGACAACGCTGACTCCCCGGCACCGCGCCTACTGGCACCGAACGCTGTTCCTGACGTTCTCGCTGCTGTCGGTGTGGTGTCTGGTGACCTTCGGCGCCGGATACTACGCCGACGAGCTCAACCGCTACACTTTCATGGACTTCCCGCTCGGCTTCTACATCTTCGCCCAGGGTTCGCTGATCAGTTTCCTGGTGCTGATCGGGATCTACGTCGTCGGCATGAACTATCTCGATCGCAAGTATCAGGTCGGCGAGAAACGCTGA
- a CDS encoding OmpW family protein, whose amino-acid sequence MRYSIIIASMLAATVAPLAHAYKQGDVVVRAGAATVDPQTESSEISTTVTGKIAGTKATADANTQLGLTLSYLVTDHVGVELLAATPFTHQIGVKGLGSAIDGKFGEAKQLPPTVSVQYFPLDASSKLQPYVGAGLNYTAFFDEQLTDRQRANGFSKLKLSDSWGLALQAGVDYQLTDRLVLNAAVWRIDLHTEATARHSALGKVKVDVDVDPWVYMIGVGYKF is encoded by the coding sequence ATGAGATATTCTATCATCATTGCGTCCATGCTTGCGGCAACCGTCGCCCCGTTGGCTCACGCATACAAGCAGGGCGACGTTGTCGTCCGCGCGGGTGCGGCTACGGTCGATCCGCAGACTGAAAGCTCGGAGATTTCGACGACGGTCACCGGAAAAATCGCGGGCACGAAGGCGACCGCCGACGCGAACACGCAGCTGGGCCTGACTCTCAGCTACCTCGTCACCGATCACGTCGGTGTCGAACTCCTGGCCGCCACGCCCTTTACTCACCAGATCGGGGTCAAGGGTCTCGGCAGCGCGATCGACGGCAAGTTCGGCGAGGCGAAGCAACTTCCGCCGACGGTCTCGGTGCAGTACTTCCCGCTGGATGCGTCGTCGAAGCTGCAGCCCTACGTCGGTGCCGGCCTCAACTACACGGCCTTCTTCGACGAGCAACTCACCGACCGCCAGCGCGCGAACGGCTTCTCCAAGCTGAAACTGAGCGATTCCTGGGGTCTTGCGCTGCAGGCAGGCGTCGACTACCAGCTGACCGACCGGCTGGTGCTGAACGCTGCGGTCTGGCGCATCGACCTGCACACCGAAGCGACGGCGCGCCATAGTGCGCTGGGGAAGGTCAAGGTCGATGTGGACGTCGATCCGTGGGTGTACATGATCGGCGTTGGCTACAAGTTCTGA
- the fusA gene encoding elongation factor G, protein MTPTSVHDIRNLALLGHAGCGKTTLLEALLVASGAIGAAGTIERGDTVSDFDPQEKAMGHSLATSLAHLEWAGHWVNLLDTPGLPDLAGRALTALPAVETAAVLVSAAAGIESGTRRMMEGAADKCRLIVVSKIDAASPAELGALMEQLCATFGRECLPINLPAAGGDRVIDCFFTPDTAQAPAFSSVSGAHDAIVDQVVELDEELMASYLEQGESLDPEQLHAPFEKALREGHLIPVCFVSARTGAGVRELLDILGRLMPDPTEGNPPKFLRGQGSTAEPVEVAPDPSRHVIAHVFQVANDPYRGKMGLFRIHQGSITPNTQLYIGDARKSFKVSHLLRLQGKNQVETPLGVPGDICAVARVDDIHPDAVLHDSHDEDAYHLAPSRYPQPVFGLALITQKHGDEQKLAEALTRLTDEDPCIEVGFDAQARQTVVRGLGELHLKIVLEQLRSRWNLQLDTATPSVPYRETIAGKAESRYRHKKQSGGAGQFGEVALRVESLPRGSGIELGNEVKGGTIPTNFLPAVEKGVRQALAEGALAGFPVQDVRVVLVDGKSHAVDSNEVSFVTAGRHATLQALLEARPVILEPLLTVAVKVADSHFGDISAEFAGRRGHLTSTEGAGNGWTLMTATVPLAEMEGFEARLKAICAGESEFALTAAGYESAPGDVQQRLMKAHANRSTAQ, encoded by the coding sequence ATGACACCCACCTCGGTGCACGACATCCGCAACCTTGCCCTGCTCGGCCATGCCGGTTGCGGCAAGACGACCCTGCTCGAAGCCCTGCTCGTCGCATCCGGCGCGATCGGCGCCGCCGGCACGATCGAACGGGGCGACACTGTGTCCGACTTCGATCCTCAGGAAAAGGCCATGGGCCACTCGCTCGCGACCTCGCTCGCGCACCTCGAGTGGGCCGGCCACTGGGTCAATCTTCTCGACACCCCCGGACTGCCCGACCTCGCCGGCCGCGCGCTCACGGCCCTGCCGGCCGTCGAAACCGCCGCCGTGCTCGTCAGCGCCGCGGCCGGCATCGAAAGCGGCACCCGCCGGATGATGGAAGGCGCGGCCGACAAATGTCGCCTGATCGTCGTCTCGAAGATCGACGCGGCCTCCCCGGCCGAGCTCGGCGCACTGATGGAGCAACTCTGCGCGACCTTCGGCCGCGAATGCCTGCCGATCAACCTGCCCGCCGCCGGCGGCGACCGCGTCATCGACTGCTTTTTCACGCCGGACACCGCGCAAGCCCCCGCGTTCTCGTCGGTCTCGGGCGCCCACGACGCCATCGTCGACCAGGTCGTCGAACTCGACGAAGAGCTGATGGCAAGCTACCTCGAGCAGGGCGAATCGCTCGATCCCGAGCAACTCCACGCACCGTTCGAAAAGGCCCTTCGCGAAGGCCACCTGATCCCGGTCTGCTTCGTGTCGGCCCGCACCGGCGCGGGCGTGCGCGAGCTCCTCGACATCCTCGGCCGCCTGATGCCCGACCCCACTGAAGGCAATCCGCCCAAGTTCCTGAGAGGCCAGGGCAGCACCGCCGAACCGGTCGAGGTCGCGCCCGATCCGTCGCGCCACGTCATCGCCCACGTCTTCCAAGTCGCCAATGACCCCTACCGGGGCAAGATGGGCCTCTTCCGCATTCACCAGGGCAGCATCACGCCCAACACCCAGCTCTACATCGGCGACGCCCGCAAGAGCTTCAAGGTCTCGCATCTGCTGCGCCTGCAGGGCAAGAATCAGGTCGAGACCCCGCTCGGCGTGCCGGGGGACATCTGCGCCGTCGCGCGCGTCGACGACATCCACCCGGACGCCGTGCTCCACGATTCCCACGACGAGGACGCCTACCATCTCGCACCGTCCCGCTACCCGCAGCCGGTCTTCGGCCTCGCGCTGATCACGCAGAAGCACGGCGATGAGCAGAAGCTCGCCGAAGCGCTGACTCGCCTCACCGACGAAGACCCCTGCATCGAAGTCGGCTTCGACGCGCAGGCCCGCCAAACCGTCGTGCGCGGGCTCGGCGAACTGCACCTGAAGATCGTCCTCGAGCAATTGCGAAGCCGCTGGAATCTCCAGCTCGACACCGCCACCCCCTCCGTGCCCTACCGTGAAACCATCGCCGGGAAGGCCGAATCGCGCTACCGCCACAAGAAGCAGAGCGGAGGCGCCGGTCAGTTCGGCGAAGTGGCGCTGCGCGTCGAATCACTGCCGCGCGGCTCGGGCATCGAGCTCGGCAACGAGGTCAAGGGCGGCACGATTCCGACCAACTTTCTGCCGGCGGTCGAAAAAGGCGTGCGCCAGGCACTGGCCGAAGGGGCGCTCGCGGGCTTTCCAGTGCAGGACGTGCGCGTCGTGCTCGTCGACGGCAAGAGCCACGCAGTCGATTCGAACGAGGTCTCTTTCGTCACCGCCGGTCGCCATGCGACGCTGCAAGCCTTGCTCGAAGCCCGGCCCGTCATCCTCGAACCGCTGCTCACCGTGGCGGTGAAAGTCGCGGACAGTCATTTCGGCGACATCAGCGCCGAATTCGCGGGCCGGCGTGGTCACCTGACAAGCACCGAAGGCGCCGGAAACGGCTGGACGCTGATGACTGCGACCGTGCCGCTCGCCGAGATGGAAGGCTTCGAGGCGCGCCTGAAGGCGATCTGCGCGGGCGAAAGCGAATTCGCCCTCACCGCCGCCGGCTATGAGTCTGCACCCGGCGACGTGCAGCAACGCCTCATGAAGGCGCATGCGAATCGCAGCACGGCTCAGTAA